A stretch of Carya illinoinensis cultivar Pawnee chromosome 14, C.illinoinensisPawnee_v1, whole genome shotgun sequence DNA encodes these proteins:
- the LOC122293599 gene encoding uncharacterized protein LOC122293599 — protein MAPVTRRNEHPEGSTEPAPNEPEVLAAATTRLLQYLADDQGLGVRNPRVGCTLNQFTQQHPPTFDGKAEALDVESWIKRMEKIFRALFCTDKQKVEYATYVLADEADEWWTSTRELLQLELGEGVPITWDRFKKAFLDRFFSPALRERDPGLKISPLSEFSDVFPEDLPGLPPDWEVDFSIDLLPGTAPISKAPYRMALVELKELKEQLKELLEKGYIGPSVSPWGAPVLFCEKEGRFNETLR, from the exons ATGGCACCGGTTACTAGGCGTAATGAGCACCCTGAAGGCTCCACAGAACCAGCACCGAATGAGCCTGAGGTATTGGCTGCTGCTACTACCAGACTTCTTCAATACCTTGCTGATGATCAGGGTTTAGGAGTGAGGAATCCCAGGGTCGGTTGCACCCTAAACCAGTTTACGCAACAGCACCCTCCGACTTTTGACGGCAAAGCAGAAGCACTTGATGTAGAGAGTTGgataaaaagaatggaaaagatTTTCAGAGCTCTGTTCTGTACTGACAAACAGAAGGTAGAGTATGCCACTTATGTGCTGGCTGATGAGGCAGATGAGTGGTGGACCTCTACCCGGGAGCTACTGCAACTTGAACTTGGTGAAGGGGTACCCATCACTTGGGACCGCTTCAAAAAGGCCTTTTTGGACCGATTCTTTTCTCCTGCACTCCGGGAG AGGGACCCAGGCTTGAAGATATCCCCGTTGTCGGAATTTTCGGATGTGTTTCCGGAGGATCTTCCAGGGTTGCCCCCGGACTGGGAGGTTGACTTTTCAATTGATCTTTTACCTGGGACGGCACCTATATCGAAGGCACCTTACCGTATGGCTCTAGTGGAGCTGAAGGAGCTTAAGGAGCAGTTGAAGGAGTTGTTGGAGAAGGGTTACATCGGCCCTAGTGTGTCACCATGGGGCGCACCGGTTCTTTTTTGTGAAAAAGAAGGACGATTCAATGAGACTCTGCGTTGA
- the LOC122293600 gene encoding uncharacterized protein LOC122293600 — MERAGIEMIMDTQAWLSSLTLGSSLIDQIKVAQNSDPGLVKIKGEVPEDKRPEFSISGDGTLRFKGKIYVPNVKEIRDVILKKAHRSLYTVHPGSTKMYRDLKQQFWWSGFPKAPGGQDAAWVIIDRLSKSAHFIPVQMTYSTEKLAELYVREIVRLHGIPSKIVSDRDIVSLQCSGEVYQESIQAAPYEVLYGRKCRSPLYWDEVGERRILGQEIIQNMREKIVVIRKRLAIAQEQQKRYADQRCRELQFEVGSKVFLKIAPMKGIMRFRKKGKLSSRYFGPFDVLERIGATAYRLALPPRLSAIHDVFHISMLREYIPDPTHILEYEPLQVREDLTYEEFPVGILAQRTQVLCKKTISMVKVLWSNHTEKEATWELEEDMKHKYPYLFD; from the exons ATGGAGAGAGCAGGGATAGAGATGATTATGGACACACAGGCTTGGTTGAGCAGTCTGACTTTGGGATCATCATTAATAGATCAGATAAAAGTTGCCCAAAACAGTGATCCAGGCTTAGTGAAGATCAAAGGAGAGGTACCAGAAGACAAAAGGCCTGAATTTTCAATATCTGGGGATGGCACTCTGAGGtttaaaggaaaaatttatGTTCCGAATGTTAAAGAGATTAGagatgtgattttgaaaaaggCTCACCGCTCACTCTATACAGTTCACCCTGGTAGCACTAAGATGTATAGAGATTTGAAGCAACAGTTCTGGTGGAGTG GATTTCCTAAGGCACCAGGGGGTCAGGATGCGGCATGGGTGATTATTGACAGATTGTCAAAGTCAGCTCATTTCATTCCAGTTCAGATGACGTATTCTACAGAAAAATTGGCAGAGTTGTATGTACGCGAAATTGTCAGGTTGCATGGAATCCCTTCAAAGATTGTATCAGACAGGGATATCGTTTCACTTCAGTGTTCTGGAGAAGT ttACCAAGAGAGCATTCAGGCGGCCCCATATGAGGTTCTTTATGGTCGTAAGTGTCGGTCACCCCTTTATTGGGATGAGGTTGGAGAACGTAGAATCCTTGGGCAggaaattattcaaaatatgcGTGAAAAGATAGTTGTCATTCGGAAAAGGCTCGCCATTGCGCAAGAACAACAGAAAAGGTATGCAGATCAGAGGTGTCGAGAGCTACAATTTGAGGTAGGAAGCAAAGTATTCTTGAAAATTGCGCCGATGAAGGGAATCATGAGGTTCAGAAAGAAGGGCAAGTTGAGTTCGAGATATTTTGGACCCTTTGATGTACTGGAGAGGATTGGAGCTACAGCTTATAGGTTGGCTCTTCCACCACGGTTGTCTGCGATTCACGATGTTTTTCACATCTCCATGCTTCGGGAGTATATACCAGATCCGACACACATTTTAGAATACGAACCTCTCCAAGTTCGCGAGGATCTCACCTACGAGGAGTTTCCAGTTGGGATCCTTGCACAAAGGACTCAAGTCCTCTGTAAGAAGACCATTTCGatggtcaaagtactttggaGTAACCATACGGAAAAAGAGGCTACATGGGAACTAGAGGAGGACATGAAGCAcaagtacccatacttgtttgattgA